TCCACGCCCATCAACAGCCGAAACTGCAACCTAAAAGGATTGGCGTGTGAGAAATAGAGAAGGATTATACTCAAATTTATATTAAAAATTGCTTCATTGACTTTGAGAATAGAAGCAATAGGCTTTCTTAAGAGAATTATCAATACTATTGTGATAAAGTAATGAGAAGTTTACAATACTATAGAATAAGGCAAATCAATATGTCTAAGACCACTAAATTATTTTTTGATTCTTTTTTGATCCTCTTAGCTATTTGTCTATTTATCTCCATTGAAAATGCTCTTGAAACCCTTTCTATTGGTCTTATTATTGCACTCATGTGTGCAATCTTGTTTGATTTTATCACCACAATCGCCAAACCCATCATATTGAAAACCCCTGATGACAGTGCACATAAAGCATACATGGAAGTCTTTGAAAACAGTGCTTCTATCGCAAAATTAGGGCTTGATTTTCATATAAAATACGTCAATCGTTCTTTTTCTCAATTAACACTCAGCACCAAAGAGGAGTGTCTGCAGAAAAAATTAGATAGTTTTTTAGAAGGACAAAACGAAGTCGTGAGTGAAATACATGAAACATTACGCCAAAACCAAACGTGGGATGGCGTGATTACATTGACGACGAAACACAACAATCATGCGCATATCAAGTGTACTATCAAACCCATCCCCAACGAAATCGGTGATGCGGCTGAATATTTACTCGTCGCTCATGATCTCACAGAACTCACTATCAGCAAGCAACTTGTGCGCACCAAGATGTACCGTGACAATCATACACAATTACCCAATAGAGTCCAACTCATTGAAGACAAGGTTGCATTACTCAATAAACAAGAGATGACATTGATGCTCTTTAATATCGACTCATTTCAAGCCATCAACAGTATCTATGGCAATCAAATTGGTGATGAAGTACTGATAGCGACGGCTCATTGGCTCAAAATGCATATGCCATGCAAACTGGCAAAATTGTATAAATTTGAAGCCGATGTTTTTGCTATCTTTATCCCTGCACACTACGACAATGACGCACTCAAAAATTATCTGAATGATGTCTCTAAAAAAATCTCAGAAGAAGGACTCGTCTGCTCAGGAATCGGCATCAATATCACCTTTACTATCGGTGCGGTACAGAGTAAAACAGACCTGTTAAAGTTTGCATCTATCGCATACAAAGTAGCCAAAAAAGAGCAGAAAGCTTTCTGGATTTATGACATTGCAAGCAACAAGGATGAAGAATATTTACAAAATGTCAAGATTATCAATATCATCAAAAAATCTTTATCACACAATGGCATCGTCCCTTATTTCCAGCCTATATTTGATATTAAAAATAAAAAAATTGATAAATATGAAACGCTCATACGCATCAAAAAAGAGGATGGCTCGGTCCATTTACCTTATGAATTTTTGGATATTGCCAAACATTCAAAACTCTATCCCACACTCTCACGTGACATCATTGGCAAAGCCTTTGATGCGTTTCGATTTTCATCCAATGAATTCTCAATCAACCTCTCCTTTTTAGATGTATCCAATGCTCACACGATAGATTTCATCTTTAATAAGATGAATGAATATACCATAGGTTCGTGTGTCGTTTTTGAAATTTTAGAGAGCGAAGGTATTCACAACTATGCAACCGTTTTGAAGTTTATAGAAAAAGCAAAATCTTATGGAGCGAAGATTGCCATTGATGATTTTGGAAGTGGCTATTCAAACTTTGAACGATTGGTCAAACTGCAGCCTGATTACATCAAAATAGATGGAGGCTTGATTAAAAATATAGATAAAAACGAAGATATGAAGATTATCACGCAAACAATCGTCGACTTTTCTAAAAAGCTTGGAGCAAAAACCATTGCAGAGTATGTCCATTCTAAAGAAATTTTTGATATAATCAAAGAGATGGGCGTTGACTTTGCACAAGGTTATTATATCGGGAAGCCTTCTCCTAATCTTGAGAATGACAACACTTTGAAATTTTAAATTCATATTATACATCTGAGGTACTTGTTGGAAAATTACATAAATATGGGTCTTGTTATCTTCGAATACAAAGGGGTGATTAAAAAAAGCCAAAACGCTTTGCTGGTACGCTCTATTACCACTTATATCAAATCCATAGATGAAGAAGAAAAACCTGAGAATATTTTAGTTTCATTGAAATCAGCAAGCACACTGGACCATTATGAAAGCCTCGCACTCCTCGTAAAAGCTTTGAATCTTTTATCCAAAGAATACACGATTGTTATCGCTTTGATTCACTATGATGAGACGATGTATGAGATTTTAAAACCTCTTAGCAAAAAGACTCTGGTCAAATTATTTAAAACTTTTGACATAGCCAGACTCTATCTCAAACCCTACTCTTACAAAAAAAATTCTCAAGTATTAATTTGTGACCGTGATGCAGAAAATGCTCGAAATCTCTCATTGAAACTTTCTCTCTTTGAGAACTTCATCATTACAACTCATGATGCATCAGAGCCTGATAAACTCACCAATCTCAAACATTATCAGATTGTCGTCACTCAATCTGCATTGAATCTAGATCTTGAAAAACATAGCAATACCAATCTTTTAAAACTCTCCAAAAAACTTATTAGTGCGTTGCCTTTTTTTATGGAGTCCGCTGTCAATGCACTAGAAACCGTCACAGAACTTAGCACATTCAAATCATCTCACGCCGTAGGCTCACTAGAAAAAGACCTCAAGCCCGATCAATATGTGTATTCTATCATGAAGTTTCGAGGTGACTTAGAAGGCACGTTTGTGCTCATCTTTCCCAAAGAAAATGCTTGGATTACGTTGATGGCCTTCTTAAAAGAAACTATCAATTCTAATGATGTTGAAACACTCAAAGATGGTATCGGAGAACTTTGTAATATCATCACCGGAAGTACGAAAAGTGCTTTATCTAAACGGCATATTAATATTTTA
This genomic window from Sulfurospirillum sp. 1612 contains:
- a CDS encoding EAL domain-containing protein produces the protein MSKTTKLFFDSFLILLAICLFISIENALETLSIGLIIALMCAILFDFITTIAKPIILKTPDDSAHKAYMEVFENSASIAKLGLDFHIKYVNRSFSQLTLSTKEECLQKKLDSFLEGQNEVVSEIHETLRQNQTWDGVITLTTKHNNHAHIKCTIKPIPNEIGDAAEYLLVAHDLTELTISKQLVRTKMYRDNHTQLPNRVQLIEDKVALLNKQEMTLMLFNIDSFQAINSIYGNQIGDEVLIATAHWLKMHMPCKLAKLYKFEADVFAIFIPAHYDNDALKNYLNDVSKKISEEGLVCSGIGINITFTIGAVQSKTDLLKFASIAYKVAKKEQKAFWIYDIASNKDEEYLQNVKIINIIKKSLSHNGIVPYFQPIFDIKNKKIDKYETLIRIKKEDGSVHLPYEFLDIAKHSKLYPTLSRDIIGKAFDAFRFSSNEFSINLSFLDVSNAHTIDFIFNKMNEYTIGSCVVFEILESEGIHNYATVLKFIEKAKSYGAKIAIDDFGSGYSNFERLVKLQPDYIKIDGGLIKNIDKNEDMKIITQTIVDFSKKLGAKTIAEYVHSKEIFDIIKEMGVDFAQGYYIGKPSPNLENDNTLKF
- a CDS encoding chemotaxis protein CheX is translated as MENYINMGLVIFEYKGVIKKSQNALLVRSITTYIKSIDEEEKPENILVSLKSASTLDHYESLALLVKALNLLSKEYTIVIALIHYDETMYEILKPLSKKTLVKLFKTFDIARLYLKPYSYKKNSQVLICDRDAENARNLSLKLSLFENFIITTHDASEPDKLTNLKHYQIVVTQSALNLDLEKHSNTNLLKLSKKLISALPFFMESAVNALETVTELSTFKSSHAVGSLEKDLKPDQYVYSIMKFRGDLEGTFVLIFPKENAWITLMAFLKETINSNDVETLKDGIGELCNIITGSTKSALSKRHINILFEIPITFTTLKQTLAEIKNDNGIIINMLLNNKPFYLFVTR